A genomic segment from Cyprinus carpio isolate SPL01 chromosome A22, ASM1834038v1, whole genome shotgun sequence encodes:
- the LOC109103935 gene encoding uncharacterized protein LOC109103935 produces MKRDLKKKLVLFSFMFYLTLNVESTHEVNGTSEENITVQFTFQDYVINSKPSLYKNGKKIVSWKESTTLKVKFALSPVENRTVTLNITNLTLEDEGTYHVAVLPDGVNSLFESNKINIKVKLVNKSAETGKETEAVHENIVTNSPKLESSEQKPFLIFFCALVTIFIFICLIVGILCWLIRTYPRKPDAENPPVHNNTTQQGQCGTSGAVFVSCVEYGELDFQNRPERDDRVEPAEATSTAQDGVEYAAIIFPQQKQPPSGRMRNNVTQQVPAIK; encoded by the exons ATGAAGCGTGACCTCAAGAAGAAACTCGTACTGTTCTCGTTCATGTTCTACTTGACTCTTAACG tggaaTCAACACATGAAGTTAATGGCACGTCAGAAGAAAACATCACTGTTCAATTCACTTTTCAAGATTATGTTATAAACTCCAAACCTAGTCTGTACAAAAACGGGAAGAAGATAGTAAGTTGGAAAGAATCCACCACCCTCAAAGTAAAGTTTGCCCTGAGTCCTGTGGAAAACCGTACTGTCACACTTAACATCACAAATCTCACACTGGAAGATGAAGGGACATATCATGTCGCAGTGCTTCCAGATGGTGTTAACTCTCTTTTTGAGAGCAATAAGATCAATATCAAAGTCAAATTAGTCAATAAATCAGCAG AAACTGGAAAAGAAACGGAAGCTGTGCATGAAAACATAGTGACTAATTCCCCTAAACTGGAGTCTTCGGAACAAAAACCATTCCtcattttcttctgtgcattagttacaatatttatatttatatgtctcATTGTGGGCATATTGTGCTGGCTTATAAGGACCTATCCAAGAAAACCAG ATGCAGAAAACCCTCCAgttcacaacaacacaacacaacag GGGCAGTGTGGGACATCCGGGGCTGTGTTTGTCAGCTGTGTGGAGTATGGAGAGTTAGACTTTCAAAATAGACCGGAAAGAGATGACAGAGTAGAACCTGCCGAGGCGACATCAACGGCCCAGGACGGAGTGGAATACGCTGCCATCATTTTCCCTCAGCAAAAACAGCCACCGAGTGGGCGGATGAGAAATAATGTAACACAGCAAGTACCTGCCATTAAGTGA
- the LOC122135047 gene encoding dynein light chain Tctex-type protein 2B-like, with amino-acid sequence MDAGASAYLIRPNYKDKFKAVLAKECIGEILREQLYGAQYDPEEAPALSRALADSIKKKIVVFSDVGFDRYKLVVQVVVGEQRGEGVKMAARCFWDADTDSYAQDIFMNDSLFCVAAAFGVYYY; translated from the exons ATGGACGCCGGGGCGAGCGCGTACCTTATAAGACCGAATTATAAAGACAA GTTCAAGGCGGTTCTGGCGAAAGAGTGTATAGGAGAAATCCTGCGGGAGCAGCTGTATGGAGCGCAGTATGATCCGGAGGAGGCTCCCGCGTTATCCAGAGCTCTAgcagactccattaaaaaaaaa ATCGTTGTGTTTTCAGATGTGGGCTTTGACAGATACAAGCTCGTCGTGCAGGTGGTCGTTGGAGAGCAGCGTGGAGAGGGAGTCAA GATGGCTGCACGCTGCTTCTGGGATGCAGATACAGACAGCTATGCTCAAGATATATTTATGAAT gaCAGCTTGTTCTGTGTGGCTGCTGCGTTTGGTGTGTATTATTACTGA
- the LOC109073199 gene encoding neuromedin-U receptor 1-like yields the protein MIAKPNCSSMNSSVSRCVQDLLCNTSIVFNLSEVEMEEFCLNQDEYLEKYLGPRRSPVFLPVCITYLIIFLVGAVGNILTCIVIARNKVMRTPTNFYLFSLAVSDLLVLLLGMPLELYEMWSNYPFLFGKGGCYFKTFLFETVCFASILNVTALSVERYIAVVHPLRVKYVVTRTHAKRVILSVWSVSVLCAIPNTSLHGIFALPLPKGKGVGAMSTSATCMLVKPRWMYNLIIQITTLLFFLLPMLTISVLYLLIGMQLKREKMLQVLEAKASVGQDSSSNVRSQQQKTRRQQVTKMLFVLVVMFGICWAPFHTDRLMWSFLDQKNSEHMKIFQVYEYVHVISGVFFYLSSAINPILYNLMSTRFREMFKEVMCHHKWHPVPRKRSLSMTRVTVRSTLSEIPPCNGTVTTEGEDYDMDDCQENKTSFS from the exons ATGATTGCCAAACCCAACTGTTCCTCAATGAATTCCTCTGTATCAAGATGCGTCCAAGACCTGCTGTGCAACACCAGTATTGTGTTTAACCTTAGTGAGGTGGAGATGGAAGAGTTTTGCCTCAACCAAGACGAGTATCTGGAGAAATATCTGGGGCCCAGACGTTCCCCGGTGTTTCTGCCTGTGTGTATCACCTACCTGATCATCTTTTTGGTGGGAGCGGTGGGGAACATTCTTACATGCATTGTTATTGCTCGCAACAAGGTCATGAGGACACCCACCAACTTCTACCTGTTCAGTCTGGCGGTGTCGGACCTGCTGGTGCTTCTTCTGGGAATGCCTTTGGAGCTCTACGAAATGTGGAGTAACTATCCGTTCCTTTTTGGCAAAGGTGGCTGCTACTTCAAGACCTTCCTCTTTGAGACGGTATGTTTCGCCTCCATCTTGAATGTAACAGCACTGAGTGTAGAGCGCTACATTGCTGTGGTCCATCCGCTCAGGGTCAAATATGTAGTGACTCGCACTCACGCCAAGCGGGTGATCTTGAGCGTGTGGAGCGTGTCTGTATTGTGTGCCATTCCCAACACCAGCCTCCATGGCATTTTCGCCCTTCCTCTTCCCAAAGGGAAAGGAGTAGGTGCCATGTCCACTTCTGCCACCTGCATGCTGGTCAAGCCACGCTGGATGTACAACCTGATCATCCAAATCACCACTCTGTTGTTTTTCCTACTGCCCATGTTGACCATCAGTGTGCTGTATTTGCTCATCGGCATGCAGCTAAAACGAGAGAAGATGTTGCAGGTCCTGGAGGCAAAAGCTAGTGTGGGACAAGACAGCTCCTCTAATGTGAGAAGTCAGCAGCAGAAAACCCGTCGCCAGCAGGTCACTAAAATGCTGT TTGTACTGGTGGTCATGTTTGGCATCTGTTGGGCTCCGTTCCACACCGATCGACTCATGTGGAGTTTCCTGGACCAGAAGAACAGTGAGCACATGAAGATTTTCCAGGTGTATGAATATGTACATGTCATCTCTGGGGTCTTCTTCTATCTGAGCTCAGCCATTAACCCGATTCTCTACAACCTCATGTCCACCCGCTTCAGGGAGATGTTTAAAGAGGTGATGTGCCACCACAAATGGCATCCTGTCCCAAGGAAACGCTCTTTGAGCATGACGAGGGTTACTGTGCGCAGCACCTTGAGTGAAATCCCACCCTGCAATGGCACAGTAACTACTGAAGGAGAAGATTATGATATGGATGACTGCCAGGAAAATAAGACCAGCTTTTCCTAA